ATCGGCTGATTGACTGCCGTCGTAATACCGGAGAAGGCTGTGATGAACATATATTTCTTCCACATATCTTTAAGAATGTGCGGACTCAATGTGCCGTTCAGGTTGGCCTGATTGCAGGCGATAGCAAGCTCTTCGCATATACTTTGTTGAGAAGGATGGAGAGGACCGAAATAAAGGTCGTGGAATTTACTGGTATGTACAACATGACCCATTTCATCCAATGTTGCAATAATATAGGCGTGACCGCCGATGACGGCCTCTTCTCCAAGCTCTTTTTGCAGAATGTGAATGTGCTCCATGCCGTTCAGGACCGGGTAAACTTTCGCTCCTTTTTCTACCAGCAGTTTCAGCCATTCCAGTGTGCCGCTTAAATGGTATCCTTTCACGGCTAGAAAAACGACATCAGGGTGTTCGATTTCTTCAGGGTGACGCGCGATTTGTGGGTTCGTTACTTCGTAATCTCCCATCGTGCTGTGCAGCTTCAAGCCGTTCTTCTCTATTTGATCCGCGCGTCCATCTCTGACTAAATTTACGACTTCGTGGCCGGCCTCTTCCCACCTTGCTCCGAAGTAAGCGCCAAGCGCTCCTGCTCCAAGTACAACGATTTTCATGTTTCTTCCCCCGATCGAATTTATTTCATCTGTGTTGTCGGTTCTGTGGTGAAGCTGGAAGTGACGACCCTGTTCATTTCAACAATGTCTTTAATGTGACCGTTCAAGTAATGAATGATGTCATTAAAACCGATAGACTTCATGACTTCATGGTAGCTTTCTTCACTCTCAAATATGCTCTGGCCGAGGAGAAGCTCTTCATCCTCTTCCAGTTCAATCAAATTGAGGATGCCCATGGAACCCTGCCGCCCTGTCAGTTCTTTTGAAAAATAGATCGTATGCTCAAGCGAACCGTGGGATTGCAGCATTTCTCCGGATTTCTTGGCCGTCTTCAGGAAATCATCCAGTTTCTCTTTCTTCACACGGAAAATGCATAACACCGTGTACATAAAAACGTCCCCCTTGAAAATAGGAATGGGCTTTTTATTCTGCTGCTTTTTTATCCAATGCTGTAGATCGGCCTGCGTCAATGAGAAGGATGACGGCAGTGATAGTGTGCAGGATCCATCCAATTACCGGAATCCATCCAAGCACGTTCGTTACGAGACCAAATACGCTTCCTACATAAGCACGGTTATCTTTAACGGCAATTACTAGTGTGATTAAATGCAGAATAAACATGGTCATAAGCGGAGCCCAGCCGCTGCTGACAATGAATAGACCACCGGCGATGGGAATAGCTAAAAGTGCTTCACATACTCCGGTCACCCATTTCAATATAGTGGATAGTTTCATTTCCGAGTCTCCTTGTTTAGGTAGTGTACATGGCAAGTTTTCACCCGATAACGGAGTTTTAAACATCTTAAGTGTTGGAGAATCGACCCTATTCTTATCCTATTCGACATAGATGGACGAAATCCTTTCTTCGTTAAAGAACAAACCCCGCCTTATAAGGGCGGGGTATTCATTGTTTTATTTAGATGCTTTTTGCAGTTTTTGTATCATTTTGATAGATCGTCCGGTACCAATCGCAACGGATTCCAGCGGACTTGGTGCCATATGCACAGGAACAGAAATTTCATTGGAAAGCCATTCCTGCATGCCGTTAAGCAAAGAGCCGCCGCCGGTAAGAATTACGCCATGGTCGACGATATCCCCACTCAATTCAGGCGGGCATTCTTCAAGCGTCGCCCGAATGGTTTCAAGCAGCTGTTCCAGGGACTCTTTCAATGCTCCTTGAATTTCCGTGGATTTAAGTTCGATTGTTTTAGGGAGGCCTGTGACCATATCTCGGCCGCGCACTTCCATCACTTCTTCTTCATGATCAATCAGTGCATAGCCGATCTCCATCTTCACCTGTTCAGCTGTGCGTTCACCGATTAAGACGTTATAAGCTTTGCGTACATACTGGATGATCTCCTCATCCATTACGTCTCCACCGGTACGGATGGACTTGCAGGAAACGACACCACCGAATGATATGATGGCTACTTCACTGGTTCCACCCCCGACATCGACGACAACGTTGGCGATCGGTTCATCTACAGGAAGGTCGGCTCCGATTGCAGCAGCAATCGGTTCTTCGATTAAATGGACGTGTTTAGCTCCATAACTTTTTACTGCGTTATGTATAGCACGTCTTTCTACAGATGTAGAGCCGGAAGGTGTACAAATCACGACCGTTGGTTTTCTCATGGAAATACCGGATTTCTTGGAAACTTTTTTCAATAGTTCTTTCAACATTTGGGCTGTCATATCGTAGTCGGCGATCACTCCGTCGCGTAATGGACGGACAGGGATGATATTTCTTGGGGTCTTTCCTACCATTTCTTTGGCTTCTTTCCCCACAGCTACCACATTCTTTGTTTCTGTATTGTAAGCTACGACGGAAGGTTCATTCAGCAGGATTCCTTTTGACTTAGAGTAGATCAGTATATTCGCAGTACCGAGGTCGATACCGATTTCAGCATTTGATAACATTTAGGCGTACCTCCAAAGATGACATATTTCTTAATTATATACTTTCTTTCATCATAGTTTTTTTATGGGGGTGGAACAAGAGGAAATTCGTGGTTAGGTCTATGGTGGTAGCGATGCTTGCAAGAGATGTATAATAGAGACAACGATAGATGGAGGAGTTTTTCCTTATGAGTTTTCTAAAACATGAAGAAATTATCAAAAAATGTGAGAAGATCAACCAGTCCTATGAAGTGGACCCGGCATTTTTCGATGACATTATAGATCATCTGCTGGATAGTGAGCAGGATACGGAAACAGTCATATTGGACGGTTTCCAGCGTTTATTGAAAGAAGTGGATGCAGAAATAGAACGTATGGAGGAATTCGCAGGTATGAAGCCGAATTGTTTCATGGGATGTGCATTCTGCTGTTATTTTCCAATAGTCGTTTCGAAGATGGAAGCGAGGATGATGTTCCGTTCTATTGAGCAATTCTCTGAGGACAGGAAGCAGGCTATCTTCCAACATTGGGATCGGTACTATGTCCGGCAGGAAGAGAAGTTGAACAAAGCTATGAAGATGGATCATGAAGCGCCGGAAACGAAGTTAGCCTACAAACAACTGGATCTTCCTTGTCCCATGCTGGATCCGGAAACGAAGTTATGTATGGCATACGAAGTCCGACCGATTCCCTGCCGTACCTACTTAAACTACAGTGATCCGCAAGTCTGTGCGAAGAACGATATGCCGAAGGAACCTTTCAGCTATGAGTTTCTTTACACGTATTACTTCGGGGCAGTGAATGAATTGATTCAGGCGTTGTATGAGAACGGGGAGGATGTCTTCGTAGATTATCCGATGGATGCCTGGCAGTACGATTATCTCCCTGCCTGGGTCCAACAATACAGAGAGGGGACATGGAGTGAATTATAAACTGTTATCCTTGAATGTCGGCCGTCCGGAAGTATATGCCACAGATAAGGGCGACCTTGAGAGTGCCTATCGGAAGAAACCTGTGAGTGACCGGGTTCCTTTGTCCTTCACCAACCTGGCAGGAGACGAACAGGCGGATAAAAAGAACCACGGCGGCCGTGATAAGGCGCTCTGCTTATACCCTGCCCAGCACTACAGGCATTGGGAAAGTCACTACGGGCATACGTTTTCCTTTCCTTCTTTCGGAAAAAACCTGACCGTGGAGGGAATTCAGGAAGCCGAGGCTCGAATCGGCGATATATACCAATTGGGTAGTGCGGTGGTTCAAGTGTCTGAACCAAGAAAACCCTGCTATATCATCGCACGTACCCATGGTATCGATGATTTTCCTGCGCGCGTCATCGACAGCGGGTTTACCGGATTCTATCTTCGTGTCCTGAAAGAGGGGGAGATTGCTGCGGGGGATATGTTGGCATTGATCGAAGCTCATCCGGAAGGTGTAACGGTTTCGGACGTCAATGACGTCAGGTACGGGCATAACGAAAGCCCTGCCTTGCTTGAACGTATAATTCGTTTAGAACCGTTAGCGGAAGGATTAAAACAAAACCTCCGGAAGAAGCTTTTATAGGGAACTGCTGTCCGTATTTCGCTGAGAGGGTGGGGAAAGATGGATTATTATCACATCGTCGAAGAGAAGATTAAGCAGGCTTTAAAAAACGGGGAGTTCGACGATTTGCCCGGAAAAGGTAAACCTCTCCCGAAAGACGAGTTTGCCCACCTTCCGGAAGAATTGCGTAACGGGTATCGTATTTTAAAGAATGCCCATATGCTTCCTGAAGAAATGATGCTGAAAAAAGAGATGGTCGACCTTGAGGAATTACTGTCGGCAATCAACGATCCATCCCTTATTTCCCACTACACAAAGGAATGGAAAGAGAAGAAGCTGCGCTTCGATATGATGATGGAGAAGAGAGACACCGGGAATACCGGAGTTTTCCGAAGGTATCAAAACAAAATACACCGCAAGTTCGGTTTTTAGCAAGGAGACGCAGGTATCTGTGTCTCCTCTTTGTATAAAGGGAAGGGTGCTACATATATAATAGAAGAAAAAGGGGGCTTTTCCTATGTGTGGAAGATACACGCTGCTGGCTGACGAGTCGGAGATCCGGAAAGAATTCGGAATTACTCGTCCGATTCCCGACTATCAGATAAGGTATAATATAGCACCCGGCCAGAAGGTGCTTGCGGTTATTCATGACGGTTCTGAAAAGCGGGCCGGATATATGAAATGGGGGCTCGTGCCTTCTTGGGCGAAGGATGAGAGAATCGGCTACAAGATGATCAATGCAAGGAGCGAAACAGCTCATGAGAAACCGAGTTTCCAGAAGCTGATCCAAGAGCGAAGGTGTCTCCTCCTTGCAGACAGCTTCTATGAGTGGAAACAGACGGAAGATGGGAAGCAGCCTATGCGCATTTCGAGGAAAGATGGACGCGTGTTTGCTTTTGCCGGTCTTTGGGATAAATGGGGAAAGGGGGATGGCGATCTTTTCACCTGTTCCATTTTGACGAAAGAAGCGGACGCTTTCATGAATCCAATTCATCATCGTATGCCTGTCATTCTTTCCAGAGAGACCAGCCAGAACTGGTTAGACCCTCATCGCTGGACGAAGGAACAGGCTCAGGCATTCATACAAAAGGTGGAAAGTGCAGATATGGAAGCCTACCCCGTCAGTGATTATGTGAATAAGGCAGGGAATGAAGGAGAAGCATGCATACAGCCGCTGGCATAAGCAAACCCTCCCGCATTTGCGGGAGGGTTCTAATTATCCTGCCTGTTTCGCTTCTTTTTCCTGCTGTCGTTCTTTCTTAGCAACTTTCAGGAATTTGTTCGTTTCTGAGACGACGACCCCGGAAAGAAGGAGAAGGCCGATTAAGTTAGGGAAAGCCATTAGACCGTTCATAATATCTGCAAAAATCCACACCGTGTCGAGCTGGGAGACTGCACCGACTAAAACAAACAGGACGAAGACGGATTTGTAGATACCTATTCCCCGCTGCCCTGTAATGTAGCCGAAGCACTTCTCCCCGTAGTAGGACCAACCGACGATGGTGGAGAAAGCGAAGAATACAAGGCCGATAGCGACAATGTAGGAGCCGACATCACCAAGGAAGATAGCGAAGGATGCAGAGGTCAGGTCTGCTCCATCTAATCCTCCTGTGTACTGATCAGCCATGACGATCGTCAAACCCGTCATGGTACATACAATGATGGTATCGATGAAAACTTGAGTCATAGAGACCAATGCCTGCCGTCCGGCATAATCGGTTCTGGCTGCAGCGGCAGCGATTGGTGCAGATCCAAGTCCTGCTTCGTTCGAGAACACACCACGCGCTACACCATAGCGGATGACGGTTCCCAGAATTCCTCCGCCGACGGCGCTGGCAGTGAAAGCGTCTGTCAGGATCGTTTCGAAAGCCGGGATGATCAAATTGTAATTGAGTACGAGTATGATCAATGCACCAATAACATAAAACAAAGCCATTACTGGAACGAAAAATGCGGTGACCTTACCGATGCTCTTAATTCCACCTAGAAGCACTAGTCCTGCCAAAAGAGTTAATATGATTCCCGTTACCCATGTCGGTACATTAAAGGTTCCCTGCATAACGTCTGATACGGAGTTGGACTGTACCATGTTTCCGATACCGAAAGCTGCAATCGCACCGAATACAGCAAAGAGCATGCCCAGTGGTTGTCCAAGCCACTTCATTTTCAGACCGCGGGAGAGATAATACATCGGTCCTCCTGACATTTCTCCGTTCTTTCCTTCAACGCGGTACTTAACGGCAAGGACAGCTTCGGCGTATTTCGTAGCCATTCCGAACACGGCTGTGATCCACATCCAGAATACGGCTCCGGGTCCTCCGAGTACGACAGCTGTCGCCACTCCTGCGATGTTACCTGTTCCGATCGTAGCAGCCAGAGCTGTAGTCAATGCCTGGTAATGAGAAATGTCCCCTTTCTCATTCTTCCTCTTCTTCTGTCCCGGTTTGAAGGCTAGCTTCAATGCATAAGGCAGGGACTTAAATTGCAGGAAACCGAGACGCAGGGTCAAATAAATGCCTGTACCTACCAACAGAATCAACAGGACAGGTCCCCATACGACTCCGCTGATATTGCTCAGAAAATCGTTCAAAATGGTCATCCCCCTTTTATATTTGTCTAAATGGACCATATTAAAATATTCCGAAAATTTAAACAGAATGTCAAGGACAATTCCGCGCGTTCCTGCAAAAATGTGGTTCGTTTCGACAGGATATGGGAAGATATTGAGAGGGGAATCCATGGTTTAGCAGGATTTCCGTCACCTTTCATAGAATGAAAAGAATGGGAAATACTACTATACGGAGGAACGGAAAATGATACATGTATTATTCGTTTGTTTAGGGAACATCTGTCGTTCACCGATGGCTGAAGCCGTCTTCAGGGATTTGGTCAAGAGAGAAAAACTGGAGGGGAAGATCACAGTCGATTCTGCCGGAATTGGTCATTGGCATGTCGGCTCGTCCCCTCATGAGGGAACAAGACAAATTTTGAGCAGTAAAAATATTTCTTATGACGGCATACAGGCGCGTCAAGTGAAAGAAGCGGACTGGGACGATTTCGATTATATAATCGCAATGGACGATAAGAATATGAAAGATTTAAACGCGATTCGAGTGAAAAACGACGTGACAATCAGGAAGTTGATGGATTATGTACCGGATGCAAAGGAAGAAGAGGTGCCGGATCCATACTTCACAGGTAATTTTGAATACGTTTATGAACTCGTGTACGATGGGTGCCTGCGTCTCCTGCAAGACATTAAGCAGAAAAATAACCTGTAAGGAGGAAATAGGATGAGTCGAAGTAATTTGTGGAAAGGCCTGGTGTACGGGGCTGTGGCTGGAGGGGTCATTGCTCTTCTGGATAAAGATACGAGGAGTTATACGATGGAGCAGACGCGTGATGCCGGAAGGAAATGTCGTTCTTATGTGAAGCACCCGTCGGAAGCCATCCACAATCTACGTATGTGTTATGAGGGGTTCTCTGCGCAAGTGAACAAAGGGGTGGAAGATCTCCTTGAATTAATTCAGAAAGCGGAGAGTATGCTTAATAAAGTAGGTGAACTCAACCGGGAAGTGAAGGAACAGCTGGAAGCTGTCGATAAACCGGAAGAGGCTTCTTAACTTCAAGAGGTGAGGGATTGTGAAAAGCATCATGAGTTTCATCAAAGAATTGTTTGTCCGTTTCGGCGAGGATGATGTAGGAGGGATGTCGGCACAGCTGGCCTATTTCTTTTTATTATCCTTGTTTCCGTTTATGATTTTCCTGGTGACTTTATTAGGGTATCTTCATATTGATGAAGAGAGGGTTCTTGCGTTTGTCAGCACGTATGCGCCTCCGGACACCTTTCAAATGATCACCGAGAATGTTTCCTCCTTGCTCCGTACCGAAAATGGAAGCCTTTTGTCCATTGGTTTGATCGGTACGCTGTGGGCGGCTTCCAACGGTGTGAATGCTATCATGAGAGCGTTCAACAGGGCTTACGGGGTCGAAGAGAACAGGACGTTCTTCATTTCGAGGGTCCTTGCTATTGTATTGACGATCGCTATGGTATTCGTCATAGCTATTGCGTTCCTGCTTCCGGTGCTTGGGCATATGATCGGAGCTCAGCTGTTCTCTTTCTTTGGATTGTCGGAAGGTTTTCTGACAGTTTGGAATGGTCTTCGATGGGTGATTTCCTCCATCATTTTTTTCCTGGTGCTTTCTTTCCTGTATCTTACAGCGCCCAGTAAGCGGTTGAAGTATAAAGATACAATCGGTGGGACGCTGTTTGCTACATTCGGATGGCAGCTTGTATCGCTATTATTTTCCTTTTATGTAAGTAATTTAGGTAATTTTTCGGCAACATATGGAAGTCTCGGTGGGGTCATCGTACTAATGATATGGTTTTATTTATCCGGTCTTGTGATTATTCTCGGCGGAGAAATTAATGCGATGACTCACAAGCGGAGACACAGCCGCACGGCTGAATAAGCTTGAACGTCAGGAGCAAGAAAACCGCTTTCCTCATGAAAGCGGTTTTCTTATGGTCATTTATCATTAGTTTCTTAAAAGTCTGAGGCCGTTCAAGATGACGAGAATGGTGCTTCCCTCGTGACCGATCACTCCAAGTGGAAGGTCAAGAAACTGCAGGAAATTGCTGATAATGAGCAGTGTGATGACCAGAATGGAGAAGATGACATTTTGTTTGATGATCCGATTCATACGTTTAGACAAATGGATGGATTGCGTAATCTTTCTCAAGTCATTTTTCATCAGGACGACGTCTGAGGTTTCCAATGCTACATCCGTTCCTTCTCCCATGGCGATACCTACATCAGCGGCCGCCAGAGCAGGAGCGTCATTAATTCCATCACCGACCATGGCCACATGCGGGAAACGTTTTTTGAGCTCATTGATTTCTTTGAGCTTCTGATCCGGCAGGCACTCCGCAATGTATTGATCTATTCCTGCTTCCTCTGCGATTGCTTTCGCTGTTTTTGAATTGTCCCCAGTGAGCATCAGGGTATATATGCCCTGATCTTTCAGCATTCGTACGGCTTTCTTGGATATTTCGCGTACCGTATCCTTCGCGGCGAAAAGGGCGACGATCTTCTGATTTTTTTTGAGGAAAATGACGGTCTTCCCGTCGGACTCGAAATCTACTTCATGTTGCGATTTGAAGGCTGCTGCTTCCTCTCTTCCTACAAATTCCGCTTTTCCTAATAACCAAGTGTCTCCATCATACGTACCTTCAAGTCCGTATCCACTGTGATTCTGCACGCTTTCAATGGGAACAGTGTTCACCTTGTGCTGTTCTGCATAATTCATGATTGACTCGGCAAGTGGATGATTGGAATGCTCCTCGAGAGAAGCAGCGACAGCTAAGCAGGTTTGTTTATCCTTTTCATTTTCCACAATGAATTCCGTAACGGATGGCTTTCCTTTTGTCAGTGTCCCCGTTTTGTCGAACGCTACTGCCCGAATATGTGCCAGGTGTTCAAGGTGGACACCTCCTTTATAAAGGATGCCGTTCCGTGCACCATGAGTGATGGCGGATAGAGTGGCGGGCATGATGGATGCCACTAAAGCACAAGGGGATGCAACGACAAGAAGAATCATCGCCCGGTAGATTGTCTCCATCCAGGTCCACCCAAAAAGAAAGTGGGGGAGGAAGAGCATCACGCTGACAGCAGCCAGGACGCCTTTGACATAGAGGCTTTCGAAACGTTCGATAAACAGTTGGGATGGTGGCCTTTCGCTCTGAGCATGCTGAACCATATGAAAGATCTTCTGAAAGAGAGTATCGTTCGCTTTTTTCGTTACATGGACGACGATGCTTGCCTCCATGTTCATGGTTCCTGCATATACTTCTCCATCCGTTTGTTTATAAATGGGAGCGGCCTCTCCTGTTATGGCACTTTCGTCAATCGAGGATGCTCCTCGGGTAATGACTCCATCTGCAGGAACACGTTCTCCTGGTTTTACAAGAATACGGTCACCGATGTGCAGTGTGGATACATCGGTCCATTCATAGCCTGTATTAGTGACCAGCAGTGCCTGTGTGGGCTGGAGGCTCATCAAGGAAGACAGCTCTTTCTGGCTTTTGTTCATCGTATAAGTCTCCAGGGCCCCGCTTAAAGAGAAAATAAAGATCAATATGGCTCCTTCCATCCAATAACCGATGGACGCGGAGCCGACGGCTGCCAGAATCATGAGGAGCTCGACATTTAATTCACGTTCTTTCAGCGTTTCTGTTATTCCTTCTTTCGCTTTTGCGTATCCTCCGATTAGAAAAGCCGCCAGATAGATTCCTATGTAAATAGGAGGATCCCAGTGCGACTCCCCGTACCAGGCGAATAGAACAAGCAGACCGCTGAGTATTGCTGCCGCCAGTTCGGAATGGTCTTTCCAATGTTTCCCCCGGTTAGAAGATAGCAGGGAATGCTTTAATGTTCCGGATAGATTCAATGCTTTCACACACCTTTCTTATATCGTTTGTTAGATTATAATTATTATAATTTAGTATATGTTATAATCATAGCATGGTGCTCAAAAAAGTCAATTCCAACATGGAAAGAAAAAATTCCGCCTGGTCAGTTGAAAATACAGGTGTCAAGTTGCTATATTATACAAGTGTGAAAAAAATCAGAAAGGTGGCACAGTCCATGCGTAAACGTGTCTTATTTATACTTATGCTTGTCATGTCATTCCTCCTTGCTGCTTGTGGATCAGAGGAAGAATCCGCAGATAAATGGAGCGAAATCACAGATAAAGGGGAAATTGTTGTAGGAACATCAGGAACGCTTTATCCTGCTTCTTATTATCCGGAAGGTTCTGATGAGCTGACAGGGTATGACGTGGAGGTAATGAAGGAAGTAGCAGACCGCCTCGGTCTGGAAGTGAAGTTCGAGGAATTCGGAGTAGACGGGCTTACGGCAGCCATTGAGAGCGGTCGTGTAGATGCTGTCATTAATGATATGGAAGTGACAAAGGAACGTCAGAAGAAATTTGACTTCAGTGAGCCGTATAAATATTCTTATTCCACTATGATTGTCCGTGAGTCGGATATGTCAGGCATTGAGACGCTTGATGATCTGGAAGGAAAAGTACATGGTGGTGGAGCCACGACAGTATTTGCTCAAATTGCAGAACACTTCGGCGCGGAAACGAAGACATATGGAAATGTTGCAAACGATGTATATCTTCGTGATGTGGAGAACGGTAACACAGACTTCATTATCAATGACTACTATCTGCAGTCTCTTGCACTTGAAGCGCTGCCGGACATCAAAGTCCAGCTGCATCCTGATTTGAAATTCTATCCCACCAATTCTGCCATCGTCCTTCCGAAAGATGCAGGAGATATGAAGGAAGAAGTAGATGCGGTTCTTCAGGAAATGCGGGAAGACGGCACTCTGACGGAGATTTCAGAGGAATTCTTCGGCGGGCAGGATGCTTCCAAGAAACCGGATGAAGATATTCAGGAAATCGAAGGATTGGATATTTAAGCTCTTATGTTCGGAATAGAAATCAATAACATCCAAACAGACAAGTTGTTCGATGTCGATCGTGCACTGGAAAACCTGCCTTTTCTTTTGGAAGGTGTGCCGTATACGCTTCTTCTTGCTGTTGCTGGTATGCTGATCGGACTCGTGTTGGGCTTTTTTCTAGCTCTTGCGAGAGGATCAGAGCGCAGGTGGTTACGCTGGC
This sequence is a window from Bacillus sp. SB49. Protein-coding genes within it:
- a CDS encoding transporter substrate-binding domain-containing protein; amino-acid sequence: MRKRVLFILMLVMSFLLAACGSEEESADKWSEITDKGEIVVGTSGTLYPASYYPEGSDELTGYDVEVMKEVADRLGLEVKFEEFGVDGLTAAIESGRVDAVINDMEVTKERQKKFDFSEPYKYSYSTMIVRESDMSGIETLDDLEGKVHGGGATTVFAQIAEHFGAETKTYGNVANDVYLRDVENGNTDFIINDYYLQSLALEALPDIKVQLHPDLKFYPTNSAIVLPKDAGDMKEEVDAVLQEMREDGTLTEISEEFFGGQDASKKPDEDIQEIEGLDI